A genomic region of Leptolyngbyaceae cyanobacterium contains the following coding sequences:
- a CDS encoding pyridoxal-dependent decarboxylase, producing the protein MTPEQNYHMSPEEFRHWGYQAIDWIAHYLENVENLPVLSQVQPGDIRAKLSETAPQKGESFEAIIQDLDRIIVPGLTNWQSPNFFGFFPAGISAPSIIGELISAGLGIQGMLWATSPACTELETHVLDWLVDMLELPEHFKSGGNGGGVIQDSASSASLVALLAAREQTKTDINKLVAYISTQTHSSVEKGIKIAGIRPENLRLIEVDDNYAMRPDVLEQCIEADIKAGLTPCYLAATVGTTSSNAIDPLPQLGALAQKYNIWFHVDAAMSGTAALCPEYRWIHQGVELADSYCFNAHKWMLTNFDCTCSYVKDRTKLIQALSIMPDYLKNQATESGQVIDYRDWQIPLGRRFRSLKLWFVIRHYGIEGLQHYIRKHITLAQEFAQWVEAHPSFELVVNPPLNLVCFRHKGGDRVNQAIVNSLNASGKIYLISTKLDDKVTIRMSIGQSKTERANVELAWKLICQVADSVEVTELV; encoded by the coding sequence ATGACACCAGAGCAGAACTACCATATGTCTCCAGAAGAATTTCGCCATTGGGGATATCAAGCGATCGACTGGATAGCTCACTACTTAGAAAATGTAGAAAATTTACCGGTGCTGTCTCAAGTTCAGCCTGGGGACATCAGAGCTAAGTTGAGTGAAACTGCGCCCCAAAAGGGAGAATCTTTTGAGGCTATTATTCAAGACCTCGATCGAATTATCGTGCCGGGACTAACTAATTGGCAATCTCCCAACTTTTTCGGATTCTTTCCCGCAGGCATTTCGGCACCTTCAATTATCGGTGAGCTAATTAGTGCTGGGTTGGGAATACAGGGAATGTTGTGGGCAACTTCGCCTGCTTGTACGGAACTAGAAACCCACGTTTTAGATTGGCTGGTAGATATGTTAGAGCTCCCAGAGCATTTTAAATCTGGGGGGAATGGGGGGGGAGTAATTCAAGATTCAGCCAGCAGTGCTTCTTTAGTAGCTTTGTTAGCGGCTAGGGAACAAACTAAGACCGATATTAACAAACTAGTTGCCTACATTTCTACGCAAACTCACTCTTCTGTAGAGAAAGGAATAAAAATTGCCGGGATAAGGCCAGAAAATTTACGCTTAATAGAAGTAGACGATAATTATGCCATGCGTCCAGATGTGCTAGAGCAGTGCATCGAAGCGGATATTAAGGCTGGATTAACTCCTTGTTATTTAGCGGCTACAGTAGGGACAACTTCATCTAATGCGATCGATCCGCTTCCCCAGCTAGGTGCTTTAGCGCAAAAGTATAACATCTGGTTTCACGTCGATGCGGCGATGAGCGGTACAGCCGCCCTTTGTCCGGAATATCGCTGGATTCATCAAGGAGTAGAACTAGCTGATAGCTATTGCTTCAATGCTCATAAATGGATGTTGACAAATTTTGACTGTACTTGTTCCTACGTGAAAGACAGAACAAAGCTGATTCAAGCACTCTCTATCATGCCAGATTACTTGAAAAATCAAGCTACCGAGTCAGGTCAAGTAATTGATTACCGAGATTGGCAAATTCCATTAGGTCGTAGGTTTAGAAGCCTGAAACTTTGGTTTGTAATTCGCCATTACGGTATTGAAGGTTTACAACATTATATCCGCAAACATATCACCTTAGCGCAAGAATTTGCCCAATGGGTAGAAGCTCACCCAAGTTTTGAGTTAGTCGTCAATCCTCCCCTTAATTTAGTATGTTTCCGGCACAAAGGGGGCGATCGCGTTAACCAAGCAATTGTTAACAGTCTTAATGCTTCGGGAAAAATTTATTTAATTTCCACAAAACTTGATGATAAAGTAACGATCAGAATGTCGATCGGGCAATCAAAAACTGAAAGGGCAAATGTAGAACTAGCGTGGAAGTTAATTTGTCAAGTAGCTGATTCCGTAGAAGTAACAGAATTAGTTTAA
- a CDS encoding methyltransferase, translating to MATSQSAQPKSPMIAWVQLSSKLWLNHALSTAAQLGIADAIGDDTKSVEEIAQATQTHAPSLYRLLRCLASVGVFTEVEPHRFAIAPIGQYLRSDNPQTLRHLVMMHASPWHLEFTDKMFDNVKDNQPAVTHAFGINNLYEYFDRDGEAGELFNKAMVNLTMNFHLPLLRKYDFSRFTKVVDLAGGQGALIAEILKANPHLKGVLFDLPQAVEQAADFLASQGVADRCERVGGNMFESIPTGADLYTISYSIIDCSDESAIALLKSIRRAMADNATLLVIDSIIPSGDEFHWGKWLDLEVMSIGKGGARTEEEFRELFQKGGFQLVNIISAGTPVSGMELVPIE from the coding sequence ATGGCAACATCACAAAGTGCACAACCAAAATCACCGATGATCGCGTGGGTTCAGCTAAGTAGCAAACTCTGGCTTAACCATGCACTGAGTACCGCTGCTCAACTAGGTATTGCTGACGCGATCGGAGATGATACGAAAAGCGTAGAAGAAATTGCTCAAGCTACTCAAACTCACGCGCCGTCGCTGTATCGATTGCTTCGCTGCTTGGCTAGCGTGGGAGTATTTACGGAAGTGGAACCTCATCGATTTGCGATCGCACCTATCGGTCAATATCTCCGCAGCGATAATCCCCAAACCTTGCGTCACTTGGTGATGATGCACGCTTCACCCTGGCATTTGGAATTCACCGATAAAATGTTCGACAACGTGAAGGATAACCAACCAGCAGTTACCCATGCTTTTGGCATTAATAATTTGTATGAATATTTCGATCGAGATGGGGAAGCGGGAGAACTATTCAACAAGGCAATGGTAAATTTGACTATGAATTTTCACCTGCCTTTACTGAGAAAATATGACTTTTCTCGTTTTACTAAAGTAGTCGATTTAGCTGGGGGTCAAGGTGCGTTAATTGCCGAAATTTTGAAAGCCAATCCCCACTTAAAAGGCGTGCTGTTCGACTTACCGCAAGCAGTTGAGCAAGCCGCCGATTTCCTAGCCTCCCAAGGAGTAGCCGATCGCTGCGAACGAGTAGGCGGAAATATGTTTGAATCTATACCCACAGGTGCGGATCTCTATACGATTTCCTACAGTATTATCGATTGCAGCGATGAAAGCGCGATCGCACTGCTCAAGAGTATTCGCCGTGCAATGGCTGACAACGCAACATTACTGGTAATCGATTCGATTATTCCTTCCGGAGACGAGTTCCACTGGGGTAAATGGTTAGACTTAGAAGTAATGTCGATCGGTAAAGGTGGCGCACGCACAGAGGAAGAATTCAGAGAACTTTTCCAAAAGGGAGGCTTTCAATTAGTCAACATTATTTCCGCAGGCACTCCCGTCAGTGGAATGGAACTAGTTCCGATCGAGTAA
- a CDS encoding methyltransferase, whose amino-acid sequence MSQSQSIQDNSALLAFMELSSGLWINQALNVAARLGVADLLKDGAKPVDELAKATETHTRSLYRLMRALACMGVFTEVEPQKFALAPMGEYLREDNPYSLKYQVMMHCSECNWPLKGEMYRTVKDGRPTIQHIHGVENYMHYLEQHPQESELFFRAVGGILKNFCPPVLEEYDVSGFTKVVGAAGPENVAIAWILQHNPKAQGVLFGPPPVTEEASGYVSAEGVGSRCEAVEGDLHGSVPAGGDLYTLSYTMIEADDEAAVTILQNIRSAMNPNGKVIVMDSVIPPGNQPNWNKWLDLEEMTMGNWKVRTEAEFKEIFEKAGFNLARTINKEEETLTTLMELVQA is encoded by the coding sequence ATGAGCCAATCGCAAAGTATTCAAGATAACTCAGCACTGTTAGCTTTTATGGAGCTTTCTAGCGGTTTGTGGATAAACCAAGCGCTGAATGTAGCTGCCCGATTAGGAGTTGCAGATCTGCTAAAAGACGGTGCTAAACCAGTTGATGAACTGGCAAAAGCTACGGAAACTCATACTCGTTCTTTGTATCGATTGATGCGTGCGTTGGCTTGTATGGGGGTGTTTACAGAAGTTGAACCGCAGAAATTCGCGCTCGCTCCAATGGGTGAATATCTACGAGAAGATAATCCTTATTCATTAAAGTATCAAGTGATGATGCACTGTAGCGAGTGCAATTGGCCTTTAAAAGGGGAAATGTATCGCACAGTCAAGGATGGAAGACCAACCATCCAACATATTCACGGTGTAGAAAATTATATGCACTACCTGGAACAACATCCCCAGGAGAGCGAACTATTTTTCCGCGCTGTTGGTGGAATTCTGAAAAACTTTTGTCCGCCAGTACTGGAAGAATACGATGTATCTGGTTTTACAAAAGTTGTCGGTGCGGCTGGCCCAGAAAACGTGGCGATCGCGTGGATACTCCAACATAACCCGAAAGCGCAAGGAGTTTTGTTTGGCCCACCACCAGTGACAGAAGAAGCATCTGGTTACGTCAGCGCTGAAGGAGTTGGCTCGCGATGCGAAGCTGTCGAGGGAGATTTACACGGTTCCGTACCTGCGGGTGGCGATCTCTACACCCTTTCTTACACCATGATCGAAGCTGACGATGAAGCAGCCGTAACGATCCTGCAAAATATCCGCAGCGCGATGAATCCCAATGGCAAAGTAATCGTAATGGATTCGGTGATTCCCCCCGGTAACCAACCCAATTGGAACAAATGGCTGGATTTGGAAGAAATGACGATGGGGAATTGGAAAGTACGCACGGAAGCAGAATTTAAAGAAATTTTTGAGAAAGCGGGTTTTAATTTGGCACGCACTATTAACAAGGAAGAAGAAACCCTAACTACCTTGATGGAATTGGTTCAGGCTTAA
- a CDS encoding methyltransferase, whose amino-acid sequence MSKSATKSPMLAFVELASKLWLTQALNVAAKLGIADLLAEEPKTVDELAKLSDSHAPSLYRILRALASVGAFTEVEPRKFALTPIAEYLRTDNPYSFRDQILMHCEQWHWDTTGAMFHAVKNGKPAVNHLFQVDTYWDYLVKNPASQELFDKAMLGAGKNFNERFVNSYDFSPFTKVVDVAGGRGALISLILSRNPHLKGVLFDLAQTVEEAVPFLEKQGILDRCERVAGNMFEAVPFGGDLYTLCFIMVDWDDDNAIKILQNVRRAIDKNGKVVIVDSIVPTDEEYNWVKWLDLEAMTIGYGRPRTEAEFTELFAKAGFQLARIVRTGTPCDALELIPT is encoded by the coding sequence ATGAGTAAATCTGCTACCAAATCACCAATGCTCGCTTTTGTCGAATTGGCAAGTAAACTTTGGCTTACCCAAGCACTCAATGTAGCTGCCAAATTGGGGATTGCTGACTTACTCGCAGAAGAACCAAAAACCGTTGATGAATTAGCAAAACTTAGCGATAGTCACGCTCCTTCACTGTACCGAATCCTTCGCGCTCTTGCTAGCGTTGGCGCGTTTACGGAAGTCGAACCGCGTAAATTTGCCCTGACTCCCATTGCTGAATATCTTCGCACCGATAATCCTTACTCTTTCCGCGACCAAATTTTAATGCACTGCGAACAGTGGCATTGGGATACTACAGGAGCGATGTTTCATGCGGTTAAAAATGGGAAACCAGCCGTAAATCATCTTTTTCAAGTAGATACATATTGGGATTATCTAGTAAAAAACCCTGCATCTCAAGAACTATTTGATAAAGCAATGCTGGGTGCGGGGAAAAATTTTAACGAACGATTTGTTAATTCTTATGATTTTTCTCCTTTTACGAAAGTTGTCGATGTGGCTGGGGGCAGAGGCGCACTGATTTCTTTAATTTTGAGTAGAAATCCACATCTGAAAGGAGTTCTTTTCGATTTAGCACAAACCGTAGAAGAAGCCGTACCTTTTTTAGAAAAACAAGGAATACTCGATCGCTGTGAAAGAGTCGCTGGCAATATGTTTGAAGCTGTCCCTTTTGGTGGCGATTTGTACACTTTATGCTTTATTATGGTTGACTGGGATGACGATAATGCAATTAAAATACTCCAAAATGTGCGACGCGCGATCGATAAAAATGGCAAAGTAGTAATCGTCGATTCCATTGTCCCGACTGATGAGGAATATAATTGGGTAAAATGGCTGGATTTGGAAGCAATGACGATCGGCTACGGACGCCCGCGCACTGAAGCAGAATTTACAGAATTATTTGCTAAAGCAGGTTTTCAATTAGCACGCATCGTGAGAACCGGTACTCCTTGTGACGCCCTGGAGTTGATTCCCACTTAG
- a CDS encoding DUF3445 domain-containing protein, with protein MNTQVAMKLPRFLPLHIVKGKWSMGPALQPLEDISKWIDIDEEFVNTLKLKHQLVEEHYSKFFAALPGSEAAQQEVLETLLEHLVKYFPEYYRQEGTKIENLKLGKVWDISDYQDAPLALAGQLVQEDLCIMQPGEEGFVLTAALAFFPLFWRVEEKIGLPLFKVHGPVPGFKEKLDKTVNNYFAHLHPDRPGFRIAWGIVPTDEMVLYWYEPKEGWEKEINADNAGDILWLRTEFQTLRSFPKSGAVLFTIRSFVDRISCLRKEPQIAHNLAAVIRGMSPHTQTYRGMEPFLEPLLAYLDRS; from the coding sequence ATGAATACTCAAGTCGCCATGAAATTACCAAGATTTTTACCTCTCCATATAGTGAAAGGAAAATGGAGTATGGGACCAGCCCTACAACCTCTAGAAGATATATCGAAATGGATTGATATTGACGAAGAGTTTGTCAATACCCTAAAACTTAAACATCAACTGGTAGAAGAACATTACTCTAAATTTTTTGCCGCCCTCCCCGGTAGCGAAGCGGCTCAACAAGAAGTCTTAGAAACACTCTTAGAGCATTTGGTGAAATACTTCCCAGAATATTACAGACAAGAAGGAACCAAAATCGAAAACTTGAAGTTGGGAAAAGTTTGGGATATTTCCGATTATCAAGATGCTCCCCTTGCCTTAGCCGGACAACTAGTGCAAGAAGATTTATGTATAATGCAACCCGGTGAAGAAGGGTTCGTACTAACGGCTGCTTTGGCTTTTTTTCCTCTGTTTTGGCGGGTCGAAGAAAAAATTGGCCTTCCCCTATTCAAAGTGCATGGCCCCGTGCCTGGTTTTAAAGAAAAACTAGATAAAACGGTTAATAATTACTTCGCTCATTTGCATCCCGATCGTCCTGGATTTAGAATTGCTTGGGGTATTGTACCAACCGACGAAATGGTATTATATTGGTACGAACCAAAAGAAGGTTGGGAAAAAGAGATTAATGCTGATAATGCTGGCGATATCCTGTGGTTGAGAACTGAGTTTCAAACCCTCCGCAGTTTTCCCAAAAGTGGTGCTGTCCTGTTTACAATTCGGAGCTTTGTCGATCGGATTTCTTGTTTGAGAAAAGAACCGCAAATTGCCCATAATTTGGCAGCCGTAATTCGAGGAATGTCTCCTCATACCCAAACATATCGAGGCATGGAACCATTTTTAGAGCCGTTACTTGCTTATTTGGATCGATCGTAA
- a CDS encoding aromatic ring-hydroxylating dioxygenase subunit alpha: MTEQILLESPNTDKPVLMEELPGHCYTDPQFFIEEREKIWYKSWLFVGRQEDLVNPGDYLSCKVGDEPIIVTRTNSGKLQAMYNVCVHRGMRLLEGQGNCKHIICPYHHWSYNLEGKLEGVVYPQCFPNLDKTAIALPQVQVDTWGGFVFVNLDPEAPSLKDYLAGVPQHLERYSHSWQGLRIAHRATYEIAANWKILMENYIDAYHIPMVHGPTLAADFDLPGFIKGSMTGLHIIQEYEYKVPKEPTYIGYIFPSMPIITLERNIVVWQFNPINPGLTVIEKFLYQSPEQMEKFPLKTDGKKPLKFAEVFAEDIPINLMLQEQVKSRAYPVKQPLAQGPEDGIAYIRKAVKKLMQIS; encoded by the coding sequence ATGACAGAACAAATACTTCTTGAAAGTCCCAACACAGATAAACCAGTCTTAATGGAAGAATTACCCGGTCATTGTTACACCGACCCCCAATTTTTTATCGAAGAACGGGAAAAAATTTGGTATAAGAGTTGGCTATTTGTCGGCAGACAAGAAGATTTGGTTAATCCTGGCGATTATCTGAGTTGTAAAGTTGGAGATGAACCGATAATAGTAACTCGCACCAATTCCGGAAAGCTACAAGCAATGTACAACGTGTGCGTCCATCGAGGAATGCGCCTACTTGAAGGACAAGGGAATTGCAAGCATATCATCTGCCCTTATCACCATTGGAGTTATAACTTAGAAGGTAAGCTAGAAGGTGTGGTGTATCCCCAATGCTTCCCGAATTTAGACAAAACTGCGATCGCTTTACCGCAAGTACAAGTAGATACGTGGGGTGGATTCGTTTTTGTTAACCTCGATCCGGAAGCACCATCATTAAAAGATTACTTAGCAGGCGTACCCCAGCATCTAGAACGATATTCCCACTCTTGGCAAGGATTGCGAATCGCTCATCGCGCTACGTATGAGATCGCAGCTAATTGGAAAATTTTAATGGAAAATTATATCGATGCTTACCATATACCAATGGTGCATGGCCCCACTTTAGCCGCAGATTTCGATTTGCCTGGTTTTATCAAAGGTTCTATGACTGGCCTTCATATAATTCAGGAATACGAATATAAAGTGCCAAAAGAGCCAACCTATATCGGCTATATTTTTCCAAGTATGCCCATTATCACCCTCGAAAGAAATATAGTCGTTTGGCAATTTAATCCGATTAATCCTGGATTGACAGTGATTGAGAAATTCCTTTATCAAAGTCCAGAACAGATGGAAAAATTTCCCCTCAAAACAGATGGCAAAAAACCCTTAAAATTTGCTGAAGTTTTTGCAGAAGATATCCCGATCAACCTAATGTTGCAAGAGCAAGTGAAATCACGGGCATACCCAGTCAAACAACCATTAGCTCAAGGCCCTGAAGATGGCATTGCATATATTCGTAAAGCGGTCAAAAAACTGATGCAAATTAGCTAA
- a CDS encoding sulfotransferase domain-containing protein, whose translation MRVVVKNKFCDSSLWDYVEPRKTDIVINTCYKAGTTLTQQIVNLLIYGNSDFKNFKYLHDLSPWIELWPDPDYTSLEHKMAHINNLPEPRFLKTHVPFEAMPYHPEWKYIYLVRDGRDVALSLYNFRVGYDPEFWEVTEMEPFLEFWDKWLENGFLWPFWEHTTGWWNARHLPNVLFIHYGDLIKDKLKEVEKIANFLGIEFDDAKKEIVMEQSSLEYMKEYWEKFQPVGFLPQKFFGKGKNGCWQELLPAEKVTEYEKLVVEKLGLECANWVANGGIIPLPEPSLNAASQA comes from the coding sequence ATGCGGGTAGTAGTAAAAAATAAGTTCTGCGACTCAAGCCTTTGGGATTACGTGGAACCAAGGAAAACAGATATCGTTATTAATACTTGCTACAAAGCAGGTACAACCTTAACTCAACAAATTGTTAACCTACTGATTTATGGAAACAGCGATTTTAAAAATTTCAAGTATCTTCATGATTTAAGCCCTTGGATAGAATTATGGCCCGATCCGGACTATACTTCTTTAGAGCATAAAATGGCTCATATCAACAATTTACCAGAGCCTAGATTTTTAAAGACCCACGTACCTTTTGAAGCGATGCCATATCATCCAGAATGGAAATACATCTATCTGGTAAGAGACGGCAGAGATGTTGCTTTATCTCTCTATAATTTTCGAGTGGGTTACGATCCGGAATTTTGGGAAGTAACAGAAATGGAACCTTTTTTAGAGTTTTGGGATAAATGGTTAGAAAATGGTTTTTTATGGCCGTTTTGGGAACACACGACTGGTTGGTGGAACGCCAGACACTTGCCCAATGTGCTTTTTATCCACTACGGTGATTTAATTAAAGATAAATTAAAGGAAGTGGAGAAAATTGCTAATTTTTTAGGGATTGAATTTGATGATGCTAAAAAAGAGATCGTCATGGAGCAATCTTCTCTTGAATATATGAAAGAATATTGGGAAAAATTTCAGCCTGTGGGATTTTTGCCTCAAAAGTTTTTTGGCAAAGGTAAAAATGGCTGTTGGCAAGAACTGTTACCTGCTGAAAAAGTAACGGAATATGAAAAATTGGTTGTTGAAAAGCTAGGGCTAGAATGTGCGAATTGGGTAGCGAATGGGGGTATTATACCTTTACCAGAACCTAGCTTGAATGCGGCAAGCCAAGCTTGA